A window of the Synechococcus sp. JA-3-3Ab genome harbors these coding sequences:
- the cysC gene encoding adenylyl-sulfate kinase encodes MGRRGVTVWFTGLSGAGKTTLSCGVAQQLQALGLPVEVLDGDLVRQHLSKELGFSRADRDENVRRIGFVAEMLTRHGVIVLVSAISPYRATRQEVRQQIGNFIEVFVDAPLEVCEQRDVKGLYRKARAGLIRHFTGIDDPYEPPEYPEVVCKTAEQSISECIDLVMQSLRSHGYLQ; translated from the coding sequence ATGGGGCGGCGGGGGGTAACGGTCTGGTTTACGGGGCTCAGCGGCGCGGGCAAAACCACCCTGAGCTGCGGTGTCGCCCAGCAGTTACAGGCTTTGGGGTTGCCGGTGGAAGTGCTCGATGGAGACCTGGTGCGGCAACACCTCAGCAAGGAACTGGGCTTCAGCAGGGCGGATCGGGATGAGAACGTTCGTCGCATCGGCTTTGTGGCAGAGATGCTGACCCGCCACGGGGTGATCGTGCTGGTGTCGGCCATCTCCCCCTATCGCGCCACCCGGCAGGAGGTGCGGCAGCAGATCGGCAACTTCATCGAAGTCTTTGTGGACGCCCCCCTGGAAGTTTGTGAACAGCGCGATGTGAAAGGCCTCTACCGCAAAGCGCGGGCAGGCCTCATCCGGCACTTCACCGGCATCGACGACCCCTACGAGCCGCCAGAATATCCAGAGGTGGTCTGCAAAACCGCCGAGCAAAGCATCTCTGAATGTATCGACTTGGTGATGCAAAGCCTGAGAAGCCACGGCTATCTCCAATAG
- a CDS encoding aspartate aminotransferase family protein produces MPPLSASLIDLGSGTTAELFDRHVMSTYARYPLTLVRGEGCRVWDEEGREYLDFVAGIATCTLGHAHPAWIQALTQQAQQLHHVSNLYYNRPQAQLAQWLTQHSCADKVFFCNSGAEANEGAIKLARKYAHTVRGIQAPVILTAQASFHGRTLAALTATGQPKYQKDFAPLVPGFDYVPYNDIEGTAAVLERWGERVCAVLLEPLQGEGGVVPGDPAYFQWLRRVCSERGILLMLDEVQVGLGRTGRLWGYCNLGIEPDVFTLAKGLAGGIPIGALLAKDFCAVFQPGDHASTFGGNPLACAVGLAVCHTLMVESLVWNAQQTGAHLRQGLSRLAKQFPQLVQEVRGWGLIQGLVMRIPAAEVVRAALERGLLLVPAGSQVVRLVPPLIVTPAEIDEALARLESALQSLALGNSGTES; encoded by the coding sequence ATGCCGCCGCTAAGCGCTTCTCTTATCGACTTGGGCTCCGGGACAACCGCCGAGCTGTTCGACCGGCATGTGATGTCCACCTACGCTCGCTATCCTTTGACCCTGGTGCGGGGGGAAGGCTGCCGGGTTTGGGACGAAGAAGGGCGCGAGTACCTGGATTTTGTGGCTGGCATTGCCACCTGCACGCTGGGCCATGCCCACCCCGCTTGGATCCAGGCGCTGACTCAGCAAGCGCAACAGTTGCACCATGTTTCCAACCTCTACTACAACCGGCCTCAGGCGCAACTGGCCCAATGGCTGACCCAGCACTCCTGTGCCGATAAGGTTTTTTTCTGCAACTCAGGGGCAGAGGCCAACGAAGGCGCCATCAAGCTGGCCCGCAAATATGCCCATACGGTGCGCGGGATCCAAGCTCCGGTGATCCTCACCGCCCAGGCTAGCTTTCATGGACGCACCCTGGCTGCCCTCACCGCTACCGGCCAGCCGAAATACCAAAAAGACTTTGCCCCGCTGGTGCCCGGCTTCGACTACGTTCCCTACAACGATATCGAGGGTACGGCGGCAGTGCTGGAGCGTTGGGGCGAGCGGGTGTGTGCCGTGCTGCTGGAGCCGCTGCAGGGAGAAGGAGGGGTTGTGCCCGGGGATCCCGCCTACTTTCAGTGGCTGCGCCGGGTCTGTAGCGAGCGGGGCATCTTGCTGATGTTGGACGAGGTACAGGTGGGGCTGGGCCGCACCGGCAGGCTCTGGGGCTACTGCAACCTGGGGATAGAGCCGGATGTGTTTACCCTGGCCAAGGGCCTGGCGGGCGGGATCCCAATTGGCGCCCTCCTGGCCAAAGACTTTTGCGCCGTGTTCCAGCCGGGGGATCACGCCAGCACCTTCGGCGGCAACCCCCTGGCCTGTGCGGTTGGCCTGGCGGTCTGCCACACCCTGATGGTCGAGAGCCTGGTTTGGAATGCCCAGCAGACAGGAGCCCATCTGCGCCAGGGTCTATCTCGCTTGGCCAAGCAGTTCCCGCAGCTTGTGCAGGAGGTGCGCGGCTGGGGCCTGATCCAGGGCCTGGTGATGCGGATCCCGGCGGCTGAGGTGGTCAGGGCGGCCCTGGAGCGAGGGCTGTTGCTGGTGCCGGCGGGATCCCAGGTGGTGCGCTTGGTGCCCCCCTTGATCGTCACGCCTGCGGAAATTGACGAGGCGCTGGCGCGGCTGGAATCGGCTCTGCAGAGCTTGGCCCTTGGCAATAGCGGGACGGAGTCCTAG
- a CDS encoding creatininase family protein, with product MHTFIPPHRFFPYLTWTEIQAMPDKENVVIIQPVASIEQHGPHLPLVVDACIGTAIIGRAMEKLEPEIPAYVLPTQCYGKANEHWHFPGTITLSAQTLMAVLTEVAESIYRAGFRKLVFLNSHGGQPEVLQIVARDLHQKYEDFLLFPVSVWRVPHQGQELMTAKEQELGIHAGDGETSMLMYLLPETVRTDRLVCEYPSDLPQDSLLSLEGRISFAWTTRDLSRSGVLGDATAATPEKGKLLVESMADGWVRLIRDLHKFQQPQAWRKAPLSV from the coding sequence ATGCACACCTTTATCCCGCCCCACCGTTTCTTTCCCTACCTGACCTGGACGGAGATCCAGGCCATGCCCGACAAAGAGAACGTAGTCATCATCCAGCCGGTGGCCTCAATCGAGCAGCACGGTCCCCATTTGCCCCTGGTGGTAGATGCCTGCATCGGCACGGCAATCATCGGGCGGGCCATGGAAAAACTAGAGCCGGAGATCCCGGCCTATGTCCTGCCCACCCAGTGCTACGGCAAGGCCAACGAGCACTGGCATTTCCCCGGCACCATCACCCTCTCGGCGCAAACCCTGATGGCGGTGTTGACCGAAGTGGCCGAAAGCATTTACCGGGCTGGGTTTCGCAAGCTGGTGTTCCTCAACTCCCACGGCGGCCAGCCCGAGGTGCTGCAGATTGTGGCCCGCGACCTGCACCAGAAGTACGAAGATTTCCTGCTCTTCCCGGTGTCCGTCTGGCGCGTTCCCCACCAAGGCCAGGAGCTGATGACCGCAAAAGAGCAGGAATTGGGCATTCACGCCGGAGACGGCGAGACCAGCATGTTGATGTACCTGTTGCCCGAGACGGTGCGCACCGACCGCTTGGTCTGCGAGTACCCCTCGGATCTGCCGCAAGATAGCTTGCTCAGCCTGGAAGGGCGGATCTCGTTTGCCTGGACAACCCGCGACCTCAGCCGGAGCGGCGTCCTGGGGGATGCCACCGCCGCCACGCCCGAAAAAGGCAAGCTCCTGGTCGAGTCGATGGCCGACGGCTGGGTGCGGCTGATCCGAGATCTGCACAAGTTCCAACAGCCCCAGGCCTGGCGCAAAGCCCCGCTGTCGGTCTAG
- a CDS encoding Uma2 family endonuclease has protein sequence MVLASKPATPPVLERHDATWQDYVAIRSHPDLEWQKLSFHRGWLWVNMGKEGPEHASVSDFITIIFGFWAFLHPDVPLQSYGRCLIEYPETHACAPDLVLYKGENIPKYQAGEPRRIDLRFQRPPDLVGEIADTTLALDLDEQKQLYASLGIREYWVIDVKGRRVFAFALAKDRRYRAIAQSEVLAGLQIALLEQALERLASETNTAAANWLLQQLQRQA, from the coding sequence ATGGTTCTTGCCTCAAAGCCAGCCACCCCCCCTGTCCTTGAGCGGCACGACGCCACTTGGCAGGACTATGTGGCCATTCGCAGCCATCCTGACCTGGAGTGGCAAAAACTCTCCTTTCATCGGGGTTGGTTGTGGGTCAACATGGGCAAAGAAGGGCCGGAACACGCCTCCGTCAGCGATTTCATCACCATCATTTTCGGGTTTTGGGCCTTTTTGCACCCGGATGTGCCGCTGCAGTCCTATGGTCGCTGTCTGATTGAGTACCCAGAAACCCACGCCTGCGCCCCTGACCTAGTGCTCTACAAAGGGGAGAACATCCCCAAATACCAAGCCGGCGAGCCGCGGCGGATTGATTTGCGTTTCCAAAGACCTCCCGACCTGGTGGGCGAAATTGCCGACACCACCCTGGCTCTTGACCTGGACGAGCAGAAGCAGCTTTATGCCAGTCTGGGCATTCGCGAGTACTGGGTCATCGATGTCAAGGGGCGGCGTGTTTTTGCCTTTGCCCTGGCCAAGGACAGGCGCTATCGGGCCATTGCCCAGTCAGAGGTGCTGGCGGGCCTGCAGATAGCTCTGCTTGAGCAGGCGCTGGAACGCCTGGCCAGCGAGACCAACACCGCCGCCGCCAACTGGCTCCTCCAACAGCTCCAACGCCAGGCTTAA
- a CDS encoding Uma2 family endonuclease, giving the protein MTVISLKTSTSPILERHDATWQDYVAIRSHPDLEWQKLSFHRGWLWVNMGKEGPEHASVSDLMTAIFFAWAFLHPDVPLQSYGRCLIEYPETHACAPDLVLYKGENIPKYQAGEPRRIDLRFQRPPDLVGEIADTTLALDLDEQKQLYASLGIPEYWVIDVKGRRVFAFALAKDRRYRAIAQSEVLAGLQIALLEQALERLASETNTAAANWLLQQLQRQA; this is encoded by the coding sequence ATGACTGTAATCTCTCTCAAGACCTCGACTTCCCCCATCCTCGAGCGGCACGACGCCACTTGGCAGGACTATGTGGCCATTCGCAGCCATCCTGACCTGGAGTGGCAAAAACTCTCCTTTCATCGGGGTTGGTTGTGGGTCAACATGGGCAAAGAAGGGCCAGAGCACGCCTCCGTCAGCGATTTGATGACGGCCATTTTTTTCGCCTGGGCCTTTTTGCACCCGGATGTGCCGCTGCAGTCCTATGGTCGCTGTCTGATTGAGTACCCAGAAACCCACGCCTGCGCCCCTGACCTAGTGCTCTACAAAGGGGAGAACATCCCCAAATACCAAGCCGGCGAGCCGCGGCGGATTGATTTGCGTTTCCAAAGACCTCCCGACCTGGTGGGCGAAATTGCTGACACCACCCTGGCTCTTGACCTAGACGAGCAAAAGCAGCTCTACGCCAGCCTGGGCATTCCTGAGTACTGGGTCATCGATGTCAAGGGTCGGCGTGTTTTTGCCTTTGCCCTGGCCAAGGACAGGCGCTATCGGGCCATTGCCCAGTCAGAGGTGCTGGCGGGCCTGCAGATAGCTCTGCTTGAGCAGGCGCTGGAACGCCTGGCCAGCGAGACCAACACCGCCGCCGCCAACTGGCTCCTCCAACAGCTCCAACGCCAGGCTTAA
- a CDS encoding Crp/Fnr family transcriptional regulator yields the protein MPETMPGHFAAGLPTRERQLLEDLYRGRSLSPYSPGQVIPLFPEEWVIVCRGVVQLTTLYPNGGEALLGFAGPSMPLGSPLTMLDPYQAKALTAVDVLRLPAAEVEASATLSQGLLKQLVRRLRQTEALLALAGRRRVEDRLRQLLSLLAVELGSPMATGVRLQVRLTHQDLANAIGTTRVTITRLLNRFRQQGWIAVDKNRHLIIKLAQTP from the coding sequence ATGCCTGAAACGATGCCCGGCCATTTTGCTGCCGGCCTGCCTACACGGGAGCGGCAATTGCTAGAAGACCTCTACCGAGGCCGCAGTTTATCTCCCTACAGTCCCGGCCAGGTCATCCCTTTGTTTCCCGAGGAGTGGGTGATCGTCTGTCGGGGTGTGGTGCAATTGACTACCCTCTATCCCAATGGCGGCGAGGCGCTGTTGGGATTTGCTGGCCCCTCCATGCCCCTGGGATCCCCGCTGACAATGTTGGATCCCTACCAAGCCAAGGCGTTGACGGCGGTTGACGTGTTGCGGCTGCCGGCAGCCGAGGTGGAAGCCTCAGCAACCCTGAGCCAGGGGCTGCTCAAGCAGTTGGTGCGGCGGTTGCGCCAAACCGAAGCGCTGCTGGCCTTGGCCGGGCGGCGGCGGGTGGAGGATCGGCTGCGCCAGTTGCTCTCCCTATTGGCGGTGGAGTTGGGATCCCCAATGGCGACGGGGGTGCGCCTGCAGGTGCGCCTCACCCACCAAGACTTGGCCAATGCCATCGGCACTACCCGCGTCACCATCACCCGTCTTTTGAACCGTTTCCGCCAGCAGGGCTGGATCGCGGTGGACAAAAACCGCCATCTCATCATCAAGCTGGCCCAAACGCCCTGA
- the atpC gene encoding ATP synthase F1 subunit epsilon, whose amino-acid sequence MTLMVRVITPDRTVWDAPAEEVILPATSGQLGILTNHAPLLTAIGNGVMRVKAGGKWSAIAVMGGFAEVENNEVTVLVNRAERGEKVDKAAAQALLDKASQVLNTSSDKQERLQAKLDQQRARALIQAAEMGHKS is encoded by the coding sequence GTGACGCTGATGGTTCGCGTGATCACCCCCGACCGCACGGTTTGGGATGCCCCCGCCGAGGAAGTGATCCTCCCGGCTACCTCAGGTCAGTTGGGCATCCTCACCAACCACGCCCCTCTCTTGACGGCCATCGGCAACGGCGTGATGCGGGTCAAGGCCGGTGGCAAGTGGTCGGCCATTGCCGTGATGGGCGGGTTTGCGGAAGTGGAAAATAACGAGGTAACCGTTCTGGTCAACCGCGCCGAGCGGGGAGAAAAAGTGGATAAGGCCGCAGCTCAGGCCCTCTTGGACAAAGCGAGCCAAGTTTTGAACACCAGCAGCGACAAGCAAGAGCGCCTGCAGGCCAAGTTGGATCAACAGCGGGCCAGGGCCTTGATCCAAGCCGCCGAGATGGGCCACAAAAGCTGA
- a CDS encoding heavy metal-responsive transcriptional regulator: MFSPAVADGALGSLRISQVAAVAGLPVRTVRYYESLGLLKPTVQRSESSYRLFHPAVLGRLAFIRRCQSLGLSLEEIRQILQLYDRGEQPCPEIRQHLQEKLWQIEERMAELQTLKGQIESLLSDWRIPAEPTAQEDVICPILQKPEAGGDKVGRRYSTVTDLARLRG; the protein is encoded by the coding sequence ATGTTCAGTCCTGCAGTTGCCGATGGCGCATTGGGCAGCTTGAGAATTAGCCAGGTGGCGGCGGTGGCGGGGTTGCCGGTGCGCACGGTGCGCTACTACGAGTCGCTGGGCCTGCTGAAGCCAACGGTGCAGCGGTCGGAGTCCAGCTATCGCCTCTTCCATCCGGCAGTGCTGGGGCGGCTGGCTTTCATTCGCCGCTGCCAAAGCCTGGGCCTGAGCTTGGAGGAAATTCGCCAGATCCTGCAGTTGTACGACCGGGGGGAGCAGCCCTGCCCAGAAATCCGCCAACACCTGCAGGAGAAGCTGTGGCAAATCGAAGAGCGCATGGCCGAATTGCAAACTCTAAAAGGCCAAATTGAAAGCCTCCTTTCCGATTGGCGGATCCCAGCGGAACCGACGGCCCAGGAGGACGTGATCTGCCCGATTTTGCAAAAGCCAGAGGCCGGCGGTGACAAGGTTGGCAGACGCTACTCGACGGTTACCGACTTGGCCAGGTTGCGGGGCTGA
- the glmS gene encoding glutamine--fructose-6-phosphate transaminase (isomerizing) has protein sequence MCGIVGYVGFQWAAPILVEGLRTLEYRGYDSAGIATVDPEEGLRIVRAAGKLHNLVVKLTTNMPTAKVGIGHTRWATHGGISEENAHPHCDVQGRVVVIQNGIVENYLELKEELLRRGVTFRSQTDTEVIAQLLGLYVEELGSFEVAFGKVMGRLRGGNAVVALDREAPDRLIAARLGNAGAVVIGEGEGENFVASDLPAIIRHTRRVVFLEDGEMAILTDSSVRYQRITGEELRKTPLTVAWDPVSAAKGGYKHFMQKEIHEQPRTITETLRGRVDLEAGRVNLEGLALTEAQLAQVEQIHAVACGTAWHACLVLKYFIESLARTPVQVDYASEFRYRQPVLRPHSLLVALTQSGETVDTLAAMSEARTQGIPTLAIVNAIGSQATRLADAGVIYIHAGPEIAVASTKVFTGMLVAGYLLALQLAQAKGILSPAQIRSHLQALIELPGKISLLLKDAALYEQLAEQYHHVTDMLYLGRWVNAPIALEGALKMKEVSYIHAEGYPAGEMKHGPIALIDERMPVVCIATRDPVYEKMLSNIEQVRARGGRVIALINPEDTQVREKADHVIEVPSTTPLLSAVLNVIPLQLFAYAMALRRGADVDQPRNLAKSVTVE, from the coding sequence ATGTGTGGCATTGTCGGCTATGTGGGCTTTCAGTGGGCTGCCCCCATTCTGGTGGAGGGCCTACGCACCTTGGAGTATCGCGGCTATGACTCCGCAGGCATTGCCACCGTGGATCCAGAAGAAGGCTTGAGGATCGTGCGGGCCGCCGGCAAGCTGCACAACCTGGTGGTGAAACTCACTACAAACATGCCCACAGCCAAGGTGGGGATTGGGCATACCCGCTGGGCCACTCACGGCGGCATTAGCGAAGAAAATGCCCACCCCCACTGCGACGTCCAGGGGCGCGTCGTGGTTATTCAAAACGGCATTGTGGAGAACTACCTGGAGCTAAAGGAAGAGCTGCTGCGGCGAGGGGTTACCTTTCGCTCTCAAACCGATACCGAAGTCATTGCCCAACTGCTCGGTCTCTACGTCGAGGAGCTGGGATCCTTTGAGGTGGCCTTTGGCAAAGTGATGGGACGGCTGCGGGGGGGAAATGCCGTGGTGGCTTTGGATCGGGAGGCGCCGGATCGGCTGATTGCCGCCCGCCTGGGCAATGCCGGGGCTGTGGTGATTGGGGAGGGGGAAGGGGAAAATTTTGTGGCCTCAGATCTGCCTGCCATCATCCGCCACACCCGCAGGGTGGTGTTTCTGGAAGATGGAGAGATGGCCATCCTCACCGACTCCAGCGTGCGCTATCAGCGCATTACCGGCGAGGAGCTGCGCAAAACCCCCCTTACCGTGGCCTGGGATCCGGTCTCGGCGGCCAAGGGCGGCTACAAGCACTTCATGCAAAAAGAGATCCACGAGCAGCCGCGCACCATCACCGAGACGCTGCGGGGGCGGGTGGATCTGGAAGCAGGCCGGGTGAACTTGGAGGGGCTGGCCCTGACAGAAGCGCAACTGGCTCAGGTGGAGCAGATCCACGCTGTGGCCTGCGGCACTGCCTGGCACGCCTGCCTGGTGCTCAAGTACTTCATTGAGAGCCTGGCCCGCACCCCGGTGCAGGTGGACTACGCTTCCGAGTTTCGCTACCGCCAGCCGGTGCTGCGTCCCCACAGCCTGCTGGTGGCCCTCACCCAGTCCGGCGAGACGGTGGATACGCTGGCGGCCATGAGCGAGGCCCGCACTCAGGGGATCCCCACCCTGGCCATCGTCAACGCCATCGGATCCCAGGCCACTCGTCTGGCGGATGCCGGGGTGATCTACATCCACGCCGGGCCGGAGATCGCCGTCGCCTCCACCAAGGTGTTTACCGGCATGCTGGTGGCAGGATACCTGCTGGCCCTGCAACTGGCCCAGGCCAAAGGGATCCTCAGCCCGGCCCAGATCCGATCCCACCTGCAAGCTTTAATCGAGCTGCCGGGCAAGATCAGCCTGTTGTTGAAAGACGCCGCCCTCTACGAGCAGTTGGCGGAGCAGTACCACCACGTCACCGACATGCTCTACCTGGGCCGCTGGGTCAACGCCCCCATAGCCCTGGAGGGGGCCTTAAAAATGAAAGAGGTCAGCTACATCCACGCCGAGGGCTACCCAGCAGGGGAGATGAAGCATGGCCCCATTGCCCTCATCGACGAGCGCATGCCGGTGGTGTGTATTGCCACCCGCGATCCCGTCTACGAAAAAATGCTCTCCAACATCGAGCAGGTGCGGGCGCGGGGCGGGCGAGTCATTGCCCTGATCAATCCGGAAGATACCCAGGTCCGGGAAAAAGCCGACCACGTCATCGAGGTGCCCAGCACCACACCTCTGCTGTCGGCGGTTTTGAACGTCATCCCCCTGCAGCTGTTTGCCTACGCCATGGCGCTGCGCCGCGGGGCCGATGTGGATCAGCCCCGCAACCTGGCCAAGTCGGTAACCGTCGAGTAG
- a CDS encoding MlaD family protein — MRSRAIREGAVGLLILAGALGFAGLFLWIYNLRFGSRGFRFTVTYPNVAGLAEGSSVRLRGVAVGRVERIVPQAAQVEVQVAIDQPLIIPRDALFITQQTGLVGETVVDILPRGSVEGAVGSPLAADCDRSQIICDGDVVEGKPGVDFGQLLIRLERLLARVDDDEVFSTLNATLEGITRVADSVANLSETLEERVAALRTEDLDLLQFTEAARAVSQTAASLQEAADQFTALLLENRASLRAALENIQQVSADLEAMSSAVRPLLTDPQLQEEVRQILVGARVTAENAAKATEDLRQLAAALSDPGTLATLRQTLDSARISFQNVQKITADIDELTGDPQFRRALRELVLGLSNLVSSAPSDNGIQPAAVQVAPVSFTLAPMGQQPVPQEEAKIPAEIRSPSSGKSH; from the coding sequence ATGCGTTCGCGAGCCATCCGAGAAGGGGCAGTGGGCCTGTTGATCTTGGCGGGGGCACTGGGCTTTGCCGGGCTGTTTTTGTGGATCTACAACTTGCGCTTCGGCAGCCGCGGCTTTCGGTTCACCGTCACCTATCCCAATGTGGCCGGCCTGGCGGAAGGCTCCAGCGTGCGGCTGCGGGGAGTAGCTGTGGGCCGGGTGGAGCGCATCGTGCCTCAGGCAGCTCAGGTGGAGGTCCAGGTGGCCATCGACCAGCCCTTGATCATCCCCCGCGATGCTCTGTTTATTACCCAGCAAACAGGGTTGGTGGGGGAGACGGTGGTGGACATCTTGCCTAGGGGGAGTGTCGAGGGGGCAGTGGGATCCCCCCTAGCTGCCGATTGCGACCGCAGCCAAATCATCTGCGATGGCGATGTGGTGGAGGGCAAACCGGGGGTGGATTTTGGCCAGTTGCTGATTCGCCTGGAGCGGTTGCTTGCACGGGTTGACGATGATGAGGTTTTTAGCACCCTTAACGCCACCCTAGAAGGGATCACCCGCGTTGCCGACAGCGTGGCCAACCTCTCGGAAACCCTGGAAGAGCGGGTGGCAGCCCTGCGCACCGAAGATCTGGACTTGTTGCAATTCACCGAGGCGGCTAGAGCAGTGAGCCAAACTGCCGCAAGTCTCCAGGAGGCTGCCGACCAGTTCACGGCCCTGCTTCTAGAAAATCGCGCCTCGCTCCGGGCCGCCCTAGAGAATATCCAGCAGGTGAGCGCCGATCTGGAGGCGATGTCGAGCGCGGTTCGCCCGCTGCTTACCGATCCGCAACTGCAGGAGGAGGTGCGCCAGATCCTAGTAGGGGCACGAGTAACGGCGGAGAACGCGGCCAAGGCCACTGAGGATCTGCGGCAGCTTGCGGCTGCCCTAAGCGACCCGGGCACCCTAGCAACCTTGCGCCAAACCCTGGACTCCGCCCGCATCTCCTTTCAGAACGTGCAAAAGATCACGGCTGACATCGACGAGCTTACCGGGGATCCCCAGTTTCGCCGCGCCCTGCGAGAGCTGGTGTTGGGGCTGAGCAACTTGGTTTCCAGCGCCCCTTCCGACAACGGGATTCAGCCCGCTGCCGTCCAAGTCGCGCCCGTTTCTTTTACCCTCGCCCCTATGGGGCAGCAGCCGGTTCCCCAAGAGGAAGCCAAGATCCCTGCCGAGATCCGCTCCCCTAGCAGCGGCAAAAGCCATTGA
- a CDS encoding ABC transporter ATP-binding protein: protein MVLDGIDLKVYRGDALGVVGPSGTGKSTLLRIIAGLTEPEAGEVLWCGIPLPEIQAGHQTPPLRVGMVFQQAALFDSLTVEENVGFLLYEHSRLPRARIRELVAAKLEAVGLAGKEHSLPEELSGGMRKRASFARAIMEDPSLPQDEPQLLLYDEPTAGLDPIASTVIEDLIRDLQRVKKACESYIVVTHQHSTIYRATDRIVLLAQGRVQWEGSVQEIETCDNPFVRQFFSGSVEGPIRVAGQV from the coding sequence GTGGTGCTGGATGGGATTGACCTCAAGGTGTACCGGGGCGATGCCCTAGGAGTGGTGGGGCCTTCCGGCACCGGCAAATCGACCTTGCTGCGCATTATTGCCGGCCTGACGGAGCCGGAGGCTGGCGAGGTGCTCTGGTGTGGGATCCCGCTGCCGGAAATTCAGGCCGGCCATCAGACTCCCCCCCTGCGGGTAGGCATGGTATTCCAGCAAGCGGCCCTCTTCGACTCCCTGACGGTGGAAGAAAACGTCGGTTTTTTGCTCTATGAGCACTCGCGGCTGCCGCGGGCACGCATTCGGGAGCTGGTGGCGGCCAAGCTGGAGGCGGTGGGGCTGGCGGGCAAGGAGCACAGCCTGCCGGAGGAGCTTTCTGGGGGGATGCGCAAGCGGGCCAGCTTCGCCCGCGCCATCATGGAGGATCCGTCGCTGCCCCAGGACGAGCCGCAACTGCTGCTCTACGACGAGCCCACAGCAGGCTTGGATCCCATTGCTTCCACCGTGATCGAAGATCTTATCCGGGATCTGCAGCGCGTGAAAAAAGCTTGCGAGAGCTACATTGTGGTGACCCACCAGCACAGCACCATCTACCGCGCCACCGACCGGATTGTGCTCTTGGCCCAGGGGCGGGTGCAGTGGGAGGGATCCGTGCAAGAGATCGAAACGTGCGACAACCCCTTTGTGCGGCAATTTTTCAGCGGTAGCGTAGAAGGGCCAATTCGAGTGGCAGGGCAGGTGTGA
- a CDS encoding TerC family protein — translation MKLAAMSIEAINTAVALVQGIVQSFTWTDLFLVVALVFLEAALSADNAVALAALVKHLPTPQQQNRALRWGIIGAYGFRIAIVFAAVWLVEYPPAQFLGACYLLWLAWQHFRGEEEGPEQDITRQANFWQTLVMVELTDLVFSFDSIAASVGVSRKAWVIILGGILGITLMRYMASLFLRWLDEFSRLEDAAFAIIALVGSLMLLEVFFPQIELPEWGMVLAVLPLFVWGFSQRRSPSPPAVAQPDSTLPSSTEGIPAGLAALAEVESAAELD, via the coding sequence ATGAAGCTTGCTGCTATGTCCATCGAGGCAATAAATACCGCTGTGGCTCTTGTTCAGGGGATCGTTCAGTCCTTCACTTGGACGGATCTCTTTTTGGTGGTGGCTCTGGTGTTTTTGGAAGCAGCCCTCTCTGCTGATAACGCCGTCGCCCTAGCTGCTTTGGTCAAGCATTTGCCCACCCCCCAGCAACAGAACCGGGCTTTGCGCTGGGGCATCATTGGCGCCTATGGTTTTCGCATCGCCATTGTGTTTGCAGCGGTTTGGCTGGTGGAGTATCCGCCCGCTCAGTTTCTTGGGGCCTGTTACTTGCTCTGGCTGGCCTGGCAGCATTTTCGCGGGGAAGAAGAAGGACCCGAGCAAGACATCACTCGCCAGGCCAATTTTTGGCAAACTCTGGTGATGGTAGAGCTGACGGATCTAGTCTTTTCTTTCGACAGCATCGCCGCTTCGGTGGGCGTCTCCCGCAAGGCTTGGGTGATCATCCTCGGCGGCATTCTCGGCATCACCCTGATGCGCTACATGGCCTCTTTGTTCTTGCGCTGGCTGGATGAGTTTTCCCGCCTGGAAGATGCTGCCTTTGCCATCATCGCCCTGGTGGGAAGCCTCATGCTGCTGGAGGTGTTTTTCCCCCAAATTGAGCTCCCGGAATGGGGGATGGTGCTGGCTGTGCTGCCTTTGTTTGTCTGGGGCTTTTCGCAGCGCCGCAGTCCTTCTCCTCCAGCCGTGGCCCAGCCAGATTCGACTCTGCCCAGTTCGACGGAAGGGATCCCTGCCGGCTTAGCCGCTCTTGCTGAGGTTGAGTCTGCCGCTGAGCTGGACTAA